Proteins found in one Panicum hallii strain FIL2 chromosome 4, PHallii_v3.1, whole genome shotgun sequence genomic segment:
- the LOC112888353 gene encoding geraniol 8-hydroxylase-like: protein MAALLLWLAWLVISLLSVYVLDLLIHSRSGLPPGPRPLPLIGSLQLLGKQPHRSLACLAKIHGPLMSLRLGTVTTVVVSSPDVAREFLQKHDAIFASRSVPDATGEHAKNSVPWLPNGPRWRALRRTMAAELFALHRLETLHHIRREKVRELVDHVGRLTREGAAVDIGQVVFTTGLNLLSRMIFSRDLTDFDRHGESKEFQGVCAEIMEVAGISNVSDFFPVLAAVDLQGARRRMARLFARLHRVFDVEIAQRLRGRSASEPRKNDFLDVLLDNSKAGIDRDTLLSLFTDLYAAGMNNISNTMEWAMSELLQNPLAMSKACDELSQVIGASRNVEESEISQLPYLQAVVKETFRLHPPAPLLLPRQADTTTKVMGYTIPKGARVLVNVWAMG from the exons ATGGCTGCTCTCCTTCTGTGGCTGGCATGGCTAGTTATCTCCCTCCTCTCTGTCTACGTTCTCGACCTCCTTATCCACTCGCGCAGCGGCCTTCCCCCTGGTCCCCGTCCACTGCCGCTCATCGGCAGCCTGCAGCTTCTGGGCAAGCAGCCTCACCGCTCCCTCGCCTGCCTGGCCAAGATCCACGGCCCGCTCATGTCCCTCCGCCTGGGCACGGTCACCACAGTGGTCGTCTCCTCCCCTGATGTCGCCCGAGAGTTCCTGCAGAAGCACGACGCCATCTTCGCCTCCCGGTCCGTGCCGGACGCCACCGGTGAGCACGCCAAGAACTCCGTCCCCTGGCTGCCCAACGGGCCGCGGTGGCGCGCGCTCAGGAGGACCATGGCCGCGGAGCTGTTCGCTCTGCACCGGCTCGAGACGCTTCACCATATTCGGCGCGAGAAGGTGCGCGAGCTCGTGGACCACGTCGGCCGCCTGACGCGCGAGGGCGCCGCGGTGGACATCGGCCAGGTGGTGTTCACGACGGGTCTGAACCTGCTCTCGCGCATGATCTTCTCGCGCGACCTCACGGACTTCGATCGCCATGGCGAGTCGAAGGAGTTCCAGGGCGTGTGCGCGGAGATCATGGAGGTGGCGGGTATCTCGAACGTCTCGGACTTCTTCCCCGTGCTCGCGGCCGTCGACTTGCAGGGTGcacggcggcggatggcgagGCTGTTCGCGAGGCTTCACCGGGTGTTCGACGTGGAGATTGCCCAGAGGCTGCGTGGCCGTAGCGCCAGCGAGCCCCGCAAGAATGACTTCCTCGACGTGCTGCTCGACAACAGCAAGGCCGGCATTGATCGCGACACTCTGCTGTCACTGTTCACG GACTTGTATGCTGCTGGGATGAACAACATTTCCAATACCATGGAGTGGGCAATGTCAGAGTTGCTTCAAAACCCATTAGCTATGTCTAAGGCTTGCGATGAGCTTTCACAGGTTATTGGCGCAAGCAGAAATGTTGAGGAATCTGAAATTAGCCAGTTGCCCTATCTCCAAGCTGTGGTAAAAGAAACTTTTCGATTACATCCTCCAGCACCACTTTTGCTACCGCGCCAAGCCGATACGACAACAAAGGTAATGGGTTACACAATACCTAAAGGTGCACGAGTACTTGTAAATGTATGGGCAATGGGTTGA